One window of Hydractinia symbiolongicarpus strain clone_291-10 chromosome 3, HSymV2.1, whole genome shotgun sequence genomic DNA carries:
- the LOC130636370 gene encoding uncharacterized protein LOC130636370 has product MNIVERAAQENMSEEAREAQVEVKVDVESTVEETTSAPEVPHTKEKVEYSNKARYPYQNEVLPPIYMSTIAQPSVFTNYIPTVSNSSPKYAVVSTEYAHNGAGYVPVGSEYQRLYQTSPPSIDKAPSFLSRNISKSSDGDNHSNGTAPPSPSTTPPEDKHVWSKAEVELLLDLYETYKDQLKDPRVRKTKVWEDVARIIRERLDSDVNGCQCNQKFRNLKADFQKVLEHNGRPGNFKRVCKYYERLASILNYSGNPNFMHPSSMYQNNAELREGSEYQQRPQNARDIYFENGRSSPSKQGHKRKLHENIQLNGNHNGHVEQYYPIKKSKSNCNCECSQEMANLRETVERVNNYVVARAAHEEERIRRLEDIHREKLIAMSRFVDIFKDFIHKMT; this is encoded by the coding sequence atGAATATAGTTGAGCGTGCAGCGCAAGAAAACATGAGTGAAGAAGCACGAGAAGCGCAGGTGGAGGTGAAGGTTGACGTCGAAAGCACTGTAGAAGAAACTACATCCGCACCTGAAGTACCTCACactaaagaaaaagttgaatacTCCAACAAAGCAAGGTATCCATATCAAAACGAAGTTTTACCACCTATTTACATGTCTACTATCGCCCAACCGTCAGTGTTCACTAACTACATTCCTACAGTCTCCAACAGCAGCCCAAAGTATGCTGTTGTAAGCACGGAGTATGCACATAATGGAGCTGGTTACGTTCCAGTGGGTAGTGAATATCAGCGACTTTATCAAACCTCACCTCCTAGTATCGACAAAGCACCAAGCTTCCTCTCCAGGAATATTAGCAAAAGTTCTGATGGCGATAATCATTCTAATGGTACAGCGCCACCCTCACCTTCCACCACACCGCCTGAAGATAAGCATGTGTGGTCAAAGGCCGAAGTAGAGCTTCTTCTGGACCTTTATGAAACTTATAAAGACCAGTTAAAGGATCCGCGTGTGAGGAAAACAAAGGTTTGGGAGGACGTAGCCCGAATCATTCGAGAAAGGTTAGATTCTGACGTGAATGGTTGTCAGTGCAATCAGAAGTTCCGAAACCTAAAAGCAGATTTTCAAAAGGTGCTAGAACATAACGGACGACCTGGTAATTTTAAACGCGTGTGTAAGTATTATGAGCGTCTGGCAAGCATCCTAAATTATTCTGGTAATCCGAATTTTATGCACCCCAGCTCGATGTACCAAAATAACGCAGAGCTGAGAGAAGGCAGTGAATACCAACAAAGACCTCAAAACGCACGAGATATATACTTTGAAAACGGACGATCTTCGCCTTCAAAGCAAGGTCATAAGCGGAAGTTGCATGAAAACATACAGCTAAATGGAAATCATAACGGCCACGTTGAACAATATTATCCTATTAAGAAATCTAAATCAAATTGCAATTGTGAATGTAGCCAAGAAATGGCAAATTTACGCGAGACAGTCGAAAGAGTTAACAATTATGTCGTCGCAAGAGCAGCGCACGAAGAAGAACGAATTCGACGCTTGGAAGATATACATAGAGAAAAGTTGATCGCAATGAGTcgatttgttgacatttttaaaGATTTCATACACAAGATGACTTAA
- the LOC130636369 gene encoding retinol dehydrogenase 13-like, whose protein sequence is MAYGLRKNKSQIAMKLYTLLCLFFVLWGFVESRCADNDQRCRRWRKDGHCMKTEVRRTCPLSCEICNPHDNIFEDLHKSADQGIMTLVVFAMFVVIGIFVALIKVYTTGGCCRSKGTMKGKVVVITGGTNGIGLDTAFHLAARGARVIIGCRTLKKGLKVVKDLRFQSRQELIEVRKLDLSSLESVKDFAQEISEEVGKIDVLINNAAHISGKDRVVTSDGYEQTFQVNYLSHFLLTKMLIDKLKKNNPPSRIINVVCENFKKGNLDFSDLQAKKNFANIKAYNNSKLALMLFTQELSKKFKGTQLTVNAVNPGVCVTDLWNNVFPYSWKLAWIFIYPYSYLFWRPSSMAAETSYYCSLERELENVTGKYFAECEQAKCPTLDDEIARKLWEVSERLILPKTIAALQREAQEERTEEKSSDEKKDSSNAHSKHEKGD, encoded by the coding sequence ATGGCGTACGGTTTACGAAAAAACAAATCTCAAATCGCGATGAAACTTTATAcacttttatgtttattttttgtattgtgGGGATTTGTAGAAAGCCGATGTGCTGATAATGATCAACGGTGCCGACGTTGGAGAAAGGATGGCCATTGCATGAAGACTGAGGTTAGAAGAACTTGTCCTCTAAGTTGTGAGATTTGCAACCCtcatgataacatttttgaagattTACACAAATCCGCGGATCAGGGCATaatgacacttgtagtatttGCGATGTTCGTAGTAATAGGAATTTTTGTAGCCCTGATTAAAGTTTATACTACTGGAGGGTGCTGTCGCTCTAAAGGTACAATGAAAGGCAAAGTTGTTGTCATAACAGGAGGAACTAATGGAATTGGTCTAGACACAGCGTTTCATTTGGCAGCACGCGGGGCTCGTGTTATAATAGGTTGCAGAACACTTAAGAAAGGTTTAAAAGTTGTGAAGGACTTACGTTTTCAAAGCAGACAAGAACTTATAGAAGTTAGGAAGCTTGATCTAAGCTCTTTGGAATCTGTGAAAGACTTTGCTCAGGAAATCAGTGAAGAGGTTGGAAAAATTGATGTGTTGATTAACAACGCAGCACACATTTCTGGTAAAGACCGCGTTGTTACTTCTGATGGATATGAACAAACATTTCAAGTAAATTATTTGTCTCACTTTTTACTGACGAAGATGCTGATAGACAAGTTAAAGAAGAACAATCCCCCAAGTAGAATTATCAACGTGGTGTGTGAAAATTTCAAGAAGGGAAATCTAGATTTTTCTGATTTACAAGCTAAGAAGAATTTTGCAAACATTAAAGCATATAACAATAGTAAACTGGCTTTAATGCTCTTCACACAAGAGTTgagcaaaaaatttaaaggcaCGCAACTAACTGTCAATGCTGTCAACCCTGGGGTGTGTGTGACTGATTTATGGAACAACGTATTTCCATATAGCTGGAAACTAGCCTGGATATTTATCTATCCGTACAGTTACCTATTCTGGAGACCATCCTCAATGGCTGCCGAGACATCCTACTACTGTAGCTTAGAGCGTGAGTTGGAAAACGTGACaggaaaatattttgctgaatGTGAGCAAGCTAAATGCCCAACATTAGATGACGAAATTGCACGAAAGCTTTGGGAAGTTAGTGAGCGCTTAATACTTCCAAAAACAATAGCAGCCCTTCAACGAGAAGCGCAGGAAGAGAGAACTGAGGAGAAAAGTAGTGACGAAAAGAAAGACTCTTCGAATGCACattcaaaacatgaaaaaggggattaa